Proteins from a genomic interval of Diaphorobacter sp. HDW4A:
- a CDS encoding Zn-dependent hydrolase, translated as MDTKVKTSNTTDISQLRVNGERLWQSLMELAEIGGTAKGGVCRLALTDLDKKGRDLVTRWAKEAGMTVTIDKIGNGFMRRPGRNNSLPPIMTGSHIDTQPTGGKFDGNYGVLAGIEVVRTLNDHNIETEAPIEVAFWTNEEGSRFVPVMMGSGVFAKAFTLEHAYAAKDTEGKSVKEELERIGYVGPEEPGDHPIGYYFETHIEQGPVLEDNDKTIGVVTGVLGIRWYDCTVTGMEAHAGPTPMALRKDALQVATRVMQEVVACAHRHPPHGRGTVGMVHVHPNSRNVIPGEVKFSIDLRNANDAECEAMDADIRGVADRISKETGLPIKIDLVSSYPAQPFNAECIEAVRRGAETLGYSNMNAVSGAGHDAVYMARLAPAGMIFIPCKDGISHNEIEDAKPEHITAGCNVLLHAMLERAGS; from the coding sequence ATGGACACCAAAGTGAAAACAAGCAACACCACCGACATCAGCCAACTGCGCGTGAACGGCGAACGCCTCTGGCAATCGCTCATGGAACTCGCGGAAATCGGCGGCACGGCCAAAGGCGGCGTCTGCCGCTTGGCGCTCACCGACCTCGACAAGAAGGGCCGTGACCTCGTCACCCGCTGGGCCAAGGAAGCCGGCATGACCGTCACCATCGACAAGATCGGCAACGGCTTCATGCGCCGCCCAGGCCGCAACAACAGCCTGCCGCCGATCATGACCGGCAGCCACATCGACACCCAGCCCACTGGCGGCAAATTCGACGGCAACTACGGCGTGCTCGCGGGCATCGAAGTGGTGCGTACCTTGAACGATCACAACATCGAAACCGAAGCCCCCATCGAGGTCGCGTTCTGGACCAACGAGGAAGGCTCGCGTTTTGTTCCCGTGATGATGGGCTCGGGCGTCTTCGCCAAGGCCTTCACGCTGGAGCACGCCTACGCCGCCAAGGACACCGAAGGCAAGAGCGTGAAAGAAGAGCTCGAACGTATCGGATATGTCGGCCCCGAGGAGCCGGGCGATCACCCGATTGGCTACTACTTCGAGACCCACATTGAGCAAGGCCCGGTGCTCGAAGACAACGACAAGACCATTGGCGTGGTGACTGGCGTGCTGGGCATCCGCTGGTATGACTGCACGGTGACCGGCATGGAAGCGCACGCAGGCCCAACCCCCATGGCCCTGCGCAAGGACGCCCTGCAAGTCGCCACCCGCGTGATGCAGGAAGTGGTGGCCTGCGCCCACCGCCACCCACCGCACGGACGCGGCACGGTCGGCATGGTGCACGTGCACCCCAACAGCCGCAACGTGATCCCCGGCGAGGTGAAGTTCAGCATCGATCTGCGCAACGCTAACGATGCTGAATGCGAGGCGATGGACGCGGACATCCGCGGGGTGGCTGATCGCATCAGCAAGGAAACCGGTCTGCCGATCAAGATCGATCTGGTGTCGAGCTATCCGGCGCAGCCGTTCAATGCGGAGTGCATCGAGGCGGTGCGGCGTGGGGCGGAGACGCTGGGGTATTCCAACATGAATGCCGTTTCTGGTGCGGGGCATGATGCTGTTTACATGGCGCGGCTGGCTCCTGCGGGGATGATCTTCATTCCTTGCAAGGATGGTATCTCGCACAATGAGATTGAGGATGCTAAGCCTGAGCACATCACTGCTGGGTGTAATGTGCTTTTGCATGCTATGTTGGAGCGGGCTGGGAGTTGA
- the hydA gene encoding dihydropyrimidinase, producing the protein MSTASRPLLIRGGIVVNADREERADVLIVDGKIAAVGDTAAAQAPAGVDTLDASGQYVMPGGIDPHTHMQLPFMGTVTADDFFTGTAAGLAGGTTSIIDFVIPDPQEPLMDAYKKWRGWAEKAASDYSFHVAVTWWSDQVREDMGTLVREEGINSFKHFMAYKNAIMCDDETLVNSFKRALELGAMPTVHAENGELVYLLQQEVARMGITGPEGHPLSRPPMVEAEAANRAIAIADVLGVPIYVVHVSCIEAADAIARARARGQRVYGEVLAGHLTIDDSVYRHPDYATAAAYVMSPPFRPKEHQEALWRGLQAGHLHTTATDHCTFCAAQKAAGKDNFAKTPNGTGGVEERMAVVWDAGVNTGRLTPSEFVAVTSTNTAKLFNVYPRKGYIGVGADADVVLWDPKATKTLSVKTQHSKGDFNIFEGRNVTGLPSHTISRGKLVYANGDLRAEKCAGQYFKRPAFGPNFQAVQKRAQDLAPTAVERKPG; encoded by the coding sequence ATGAGCACAGCCAGCCGCCCTCTATTGATCCGTGGTGGCATCGTAGTGAATGCCGACCGCGAAGAACGCGCCGACGTCCTGATCGTCGATGGCAAGATCGCAGCAGTCGGAGACACGGCTGCTGCCCAGGCTCCTGCCGGTGTCGACACGTTGGACGCCAGCGGTCAGTACGTGATGCCCGGCGGCATCGATCCCCACACCCACATGCAACTGCCCTTCATGGGCACAGTCACGGCCGACGACTTCTTCACCGGCACGGCTGCCGGTCTGGCCGGAGGCACCACCAGCATCATCGACTTCGTGATTCCTGATCCGCAGGAGCCGCTGATGGATGCCTACAAGAAATGGCGCGGCTGGGCAGAAAAAGCTGCGTCCGACTATTCCTTCCACGTCGCCGTCACCTGGTGGAGCGACCAGGTGCGCGAAGACATGGGCACGCTGGTGCGCGAGGAAGGCATCAACAGCTTCAAGCACTTCATGGCCTACAAGAACGCCATCATGTGCGATGACGAGACGCTGGTGAACAGCTTCAAGCGCGCCCTCGAACTCGGCGCCATGCCCACTGTGCACGCCGAAAACGGCGAGCTGGTCTACCTGCTGCAGCAGGAAGTCGCGCGCATGGGCATCACGGGCCCCGAGGGCCATCCGCTGTCGCGCCCGCCCATGGTGGAGGCTGAAGCCGCCAACCGCGCCATCGCGATTGCCGACGTGCTCGGCGTTCCAATCTACGTGGTCCACGTGAGCTGCATCGAAGCCGCCGACGCGATTGCCCGCGCCCGCGCACGCGGCCAGCGCGTGTACGGCGAAGTGCTCGCGGGTCACCTGACCATCGACGACAGCGTGTATCGCCACCCCGACTACGCGACCGCCGCCGCCTACGTGATGAGCCCTCCCTTCCGCCCCAAGGAACACCAGGAAGCACTCTGGCGCGGCCTGCAGGCTGGCCATCTGCACACCACCGCGACCGACCACTGCACCTTCTGCGCCGCACAAAAGGCCGCTGGCAAGGACAACTTCGCCAAGACGCCCAACGGCACCGGCGGCGTCGAAGAGCGTATGGCGGTGGTCTGGGATGCGGGCGTGAACACGGGCCGTTTGACGCCCAGCGAGTTCGTCGCCGTCACCTCCACCAACACCGCCAAGCTGTTCAACGTCTATCCGCGCAAGGGTTATATCGGCGTGGGGGCGGATGCCGACGTGGTGCTGTGGGACCCCAAGGCCACCAAGACGCTGTCGGTGAAGACGCAGCACTCCAAGGGCGACTTCAACATCTTCGAAGGCCGCAATGTGACGGGCTTGCCCAGCCACACCATCAGCCGAGGAAAGCTCGTTTATGCCAACGGCGATCTGCGTGCGGAAAAATGCGCGGGCCAGTATTTCAAGCGCCCCGCTTTCGGCCCCAATTTCCAAGCGGTGCAAAAGCGCGCCCAAGACCTCGCACCCACTGCGGTTGAACGCAAGCCAGGCTGA
- a CDS encoding NCS1 family nucleobase:cation symporter-1, translated as MTSPHTAGATSDLTNDDLAPTTEAQRTWRWYHFTALWIGMVMCIPAYTLAASLVEGGMSAMQAVMTVFLANVIVLLPMLLIGHAGAKYGIPYAVLARASFGTRGAKLPAVLRALVACGWYGIQTWFGGLMIYTLLGVILGHPLESDKIPGLGINLAQLICFLVFWAIQFYFVVHGIESIRKLETYTAPAKIVICFVLLWWVYEKAGGFGPILNKPSAFEAGGPKAGQFWHTFWPSLTAMIGFWATLALNIPDFTRFAKSQRDQVVGQAIGLPVPMGLLAGLAVIVTSATVVIYGKALWDPVDVAARMTGIAVLIALIVLLVDTVSVNLAANLVGPAYDFSALNPRKISYRTGGYITVAIAIVMMPWKILESTQGYIFTWLIGYSALLGPIAGILMVDYFLIRRTQLDVSELYKENGKYSYSGGWNWVAVAAFVIGVAPNVPGFLNAAFPNTFPNVGPVFKELYAYAWFIGLFIAAVIYRLGMGSHMESTQATLKQA; from the coding sequence ATGACAAGCCCGCATACCGCTGGTGCCACCAGCGACCTGACGAATGACGACCTGGCGCCCACCACCGAGGCGCAGCGAACCTGGCGCTGGTACCACTTCACCGCGTTGTGGATCGGCATGGTGATGTGCATTCCCGCCTACACGCTTGCGGCCAGTCTGGTCGAGGGCGGCATGTCGGCGATGCAGGCGGTGATGACAGTGTTTCTGGCGAACGTGATCGTGCTGCTGCCGATGCTGCTCATCGGCCATGCAGGCGCGAAATATGGCATTCCCTATGCGGTGCTGGCACGCGCCTCTTTCGGCACGCGCGGCGCCAAGCTGCCCGCCGTGCTGCGCGCGCTGGTGGCCTGCGGCTGGTACGGCATCCAGACCTGGTTCGGCGGTCTGATGATCTACACGCTGCTCGGCGTGATCCTCGGCCATCCGCTGGAGAGCGACAAGATTCCGGGCCTCGGCATCAATCTCGCGCAGCTCATCTGCTTCCTCGTGTTCTGGGCCATCCAGTTTTACTTCGTGGTGCACGGTATCGAGTCGATCCGCAAGCTCGAAACCTACACAGCCCCCGCCAAGATCGTCATCTGCTTTGTGCTGCTGTGGTGGGTCTACGAGAAGGCCGGTGGCTTCGGTCCCATCCTGAATAAGCCTTCCGCATTCGAAGCCGGCGGCCCCAAGGCCGGTCAGTTCTGGCACACCTTCTGGCCTTCGCTCACCGCCATGATCGGCTTCTGGGCAACGCTGGCACTGAACATTCCTGACTTCACCCGTTTCGCCAAATCGCAGCGCGACCAAGTCGTCGGTCAGGCCATCGGCCTGCCTGTGCCCATGGGCCTGCTCGCGGGTCTGGCTGTGATCGTCACTTCCGCCACCGTCGTCATCTACGGCAAGGCGCTGTGGGACCCCGTGGATGTAGCGGCACGCATGACCGGCATTGCCGTGCTGATCGCGCTCATCGTGCTGCTGGTCGACACCGTCAGCGTGAACCTCGCCGCCAATCTGGTCGGCCCCGCCTACGACTTCTCGGCGCTCAACCCACGCAAGATCAGCTACCGCACCGGCGGCTACATCACCGTGGCCATCGCCATCGTCATGATGCCGTGGAAGATTCTCGAGTCCACACAGGGCTACATCTTCACCTGGCTCATCGGCTACTCCGCCTTGCTCGGCCCCATCGCCGGCATCCTGATGGTCGACTACTTCCTCATCCGCCGCACCCAGCTCGACGTGTCCGAGCTCTACAAGGAAAACGGCAAGTACTCGTACTCCGGCGGCTGGAACTGGGTGGCGGTCGCAGCCTTCGTGATCGGCGTGGCCCCCAACGTGCCCGGCTTCCTCAACGCAGCCTTCCCCAACACCTTCCCCAACGTGGGCCCCGTCTTCAAGGAGCTCTACGCCTACGCCTGGTTCATCGGCCTGTTCATAGCAGCCGTGATCTACCGCCTTGGCATGGGCAGCCACATGGAGTCCACACAAGCCACTTTGAAGCAAGCATGA
- the preA gene encoding NAD-dependent dihydropyrimidine dehydrogenase subunit PreA, which translates to MADISSNFLGIKSPNPFWLASAPPTDKEINVTRAFEAGWGGVVWKTLGEDPPVVNVNGPRYSTLMSQDRRVIGLNNIELITDRPLMQNLEEIRRVKRAWPDRAMIVSLMVPCVEESWKRILPMVEDVGADGIELNFGCPHGMSERGMGAAVGQVPEYIQMVTEWCKHYSKMPVIVKLTPNITDVRLAARAAKRGGADAVSLINTINSIMGVDLESMVMHPSTGGWGSHGGYCGPAVKPIALNMVGEIARDAETAGLPISGIGGITTWRDAAEYIALGCGTVQVCTAAMVYGFKIVEDMCDGLSNFMDAHGYKTIDDFRGKAVPTVKDWKQLNLKHIDKAVIDQDSCIQCGRCHVVCEDTSHQAIFYKKGENGERKFEINEAECVGCNLCVSICPVPDTISMRTLAVGEVDARTGITVTGEYGNWTTHPNNPQCLTPAEA; encoded by the coding sequence ATGGCCGACATCAGCAGCAATTTTCTGGGCATCAAGAGCCCCAATCCGTTCTGGCTCGCATCCGCACCGCCCACCGACAAGGAGATCAACGTCACCCGCGCCTTCGAGGCGGGCTGGGGCGGCGTCGTCTGGAAGACGCTCGGTGAAGATCCACCAGTCGTCAACGTGAACGGCCCGCGCTACTCCACCCTCATGTCGCAAGACCGCCGCGTGATCGGGCTGAACAACATCGAGCTGATCACCGATCGCCCACTGATGCAGAACCTCGAGGAAATCCGCCGCGTCAAGCGCGCATGGCCCGACCGCGCGATGATCGTCTCGTTGATGGTGCCCTGCGTCGAAGAGAGCTGGAAGCGCATCCTGCCGATGGTCGAGGATGTGGGTGCTGACGGCATCGAGCTCAACTTCGGCTGCCCGCACGGCATGAGCGAGCGCGGCATGGGTGCGGCCGTGGGCCAGGTGCCCGAGTACATCCAGATGGTGACCGAGTGGTGCAAGCACTACTCGAAGATGCCGGTGATCGTGAAGCTCACGCCCAACATCACCGACGTGCGCTTGGCCGCGCGCGCGGCCAAGCGCGGCGGCGCGGATGCCGTCTCTCTGATCAACACCATCAACTCCATCATGGGCGTGGATCTGGAATCCATGGTCATGCATCCAAGCACCGGCGGATGGGGCTCGCACGGTGGCTACTGCGGACCGGCCGTCAAGCCCATCGCGCTCAACATGGTCGGCGAAATCGCCCGCGACGCCGAGACCGCAGGCCTGCCGATCAGCGGCATCGGCGGCATCACCACTTGGCGCGATGCGGCCGAGTACATCGCACTCGGTTGCGGCACGGTGCAGGTCTGCACCGCCGCGATGGTTTACGGTTTCAAGATCGTCGAAGACATGTGCGACGGCCTCTCCAACTTCATGGACGCCCATGGCTACAAGACCATCGACGACTTCCGTGGCAAGGCCGTGCCAACGGTGAAAGACTGGAAACAGCTCAACCTCAAACACATCGACAAGGCCGTCATCGATCAGGACTCGTGCATCCAGTGCGGTCGCTGCCACGTGGTCTGCGAGGACACCTCGCACCAAGCCATCTTCTACAAGAAGGGAGAGAACGGGGAACGCAAATTCGAAATCAACGAAGCCGAATGCGTGGGCTGCAACCTGTGCGTATCGATCTGCCCGGTGCCCGACACCATCTCGATGCGCACGCTCGCGGTGGGCGAAGTGGACGCACGCACCGGCATCACGGTGACCGGTGAATACGGAAACTGGACCACGCATCCGAACAATCCCCAATGCCTTACTCCGGCGGAGGCGTGA
- a CDS encoding NAD(P)-dependent oxidoreductase, giving the protein MESTANRACGVHAARLNLVEYAVNFSDSHAPLTKPQALIEAERCYYCYDAPCATACPTSIDIPSFIQRIAQGNDRGAARAILEANPLGGMCARVCPTEVLCEQACVRNTNEDKPVEIGALQRYATDALFDNPGAPLFTRSASTGKRIAVVGAGPAGLACAHGLAMRGNDVVLFDAHPKLGGLNEYGLATYKTTNGFAQKEIDWLLSIGGISVRCNQRLGRDMTVDSLLAGYDAVFLGLGLSGVNAIGIAEPQADGLRNAVDFIAELRQAGSFSDIPVGRRVVVIGGGMTAVDAAVQATKLGAEDVTIVYRRGASAMSASTVEQRWAQTHGVKIKHWSAPKEILSENGKVSGVRFAMTTQRADGGITETDEQFTINADMVLKAIGQTYTADHAGGKIELKGGRIATDEDGHTSVARVWAGGDCRVGGRDLTVEAVEHGKVAAQSIHAALNAA; this is encoded by the coding sequence ATGGAATCGACCGCCAACCGCGCGTGTGGAGTGCATGCCGCACGCCTGAACCTTGTCGAGTACGCTGTGAATTTCAGCGACTCGCACGCCCCTCTGACCAAGCCGCAGGCCCTGATCGAGGCCGAGCGTTGCTACTACTGCTACGACGCGCCCTGCGCCACGGCTTGCCCCACGAGCATCGACATCCCCTCGTTCATTCAGCGCATCGCGCAGGGCAACGACCGGGGCGCGGCGCGTGCGATTCTCGAAGCCAATCCGCTCGGCGGCATGTGTGCCCGCGTGTGCCCCACCGAAGTGCTGTGCGAGCAGGCCTGCGTGCGCAACACCAATGAAGACAAGCCCGTGGAAATCGGCGCGCTGCAGCGCTATGCGACCGATGCGCTGTTCGACAACCCCGGCGCGCCACTGTTCACCCGCTCCGCATCCACCGGCAAGCGTATCGCCGTGGTCGGCGCTGGCCCTGCTGGCCTCGCGTGCGCACATGGCCTTGCAATGCGCGGCAACGATGTGGTGCTGTTTGACGCGCATCCCAAGCTCGGCGGCCTGAACGAATACGGTCTCGCCACCTACAAGACGACCAACGGTTTCGCGCAGAAAGAGATCGACTGGCTGCTGTCCATCGGCGGCATCTCGGTGCGCTGCAATCAGCGCCTGGGCCGCGACATGACGGTGGATTCGCTGCTCGCGGGCTACGACGCCGTGTTCCTCGGCCTCGGCCTCTCGGGCGTGAACGCCATCGGTATCGCCGAGCCGCAGGCGGACGGCCTGCGCAACGCGGTCGACTTCATCGCCGAGCTGCGTCAGGCGGGCAGCTTCTCCGACATCCCGGTCGGCCGCCGCGTGGTGGTGATCGGCGGCGGCATGACGGCGGTGGATGCCGCTGTGCAGGCCACCAAGCTCGGCGCGGAAGACGTGACCATCGTGTACCGACGCGGCGCATCGGCGATGTCGGCATCGACGGTCGAGCAGCGCTGGGCGCAGACGCATGGCGTGAAGATCAAGCACTGGAGCGCACCCAAGGAAATCCTCAGCGAAAACGGCAAGGTCAGCGGCGTGCGTTTTGCGATGACCACGCAGCGCGCGGATGGCGGCATCACCGAGACCGACGAGCAGTTCACAATCAACGCGGACATGGTGCTCAAGGCCATCGGCCAGACCTACACCGCCGATCACGCGGGCGGGAAAATCGAATTGAAGGGAGGACGAATCGCCACGGACGAAGACGGACACACCAGCGTCGCGCGCGTCTGGGCGGGTGGTGACTGTCGCGTGGGCGGACGCGACCTCACCGTGGAAGCGGTGGAGCACGGCAAGGTCGCCGCGCAGTCCATTCATGCGGCGCTGAACGCGGCCTAA
- a CDS encoding TetR family transcriptional regulator C-terminal domain-containing protein — MTDVRKVSNATAPDEASARSKKVRAHSDDAPAPSNVPPNGTRAPTASRLRKEQNILKEAENQFAVFGFEGASLEGIANAVGISRHNLLYYFPSKEVLYRRVLDDVVFGWLAGMEDVWREPTDPVKALRTYIHGKLRSSLERPNAAKIFAKEVIAGAPRYADVIAARVKPVLDLEVKTFETWAQKGLVTRLDFTHLMFVIWTVTQAYAEHQTQFAILLGKPALDESDYDKAEEVITRLVLSGLGQKVD; from the coding sequence ATGACAGACGTGCGAAAAGTTTCCAATGCCACCGCGCCCGATGAGGCGAGCGCCCGCTCCAAAAAGGTGCGCGCGCACAGCGACGACGCACCCGCGCCCTCGAACGTGCCCCCGAATGGAACGCGCGCGCCGACCGCTTCCCGGCTGCGCAAGGAGCAGAACATCCTCAAGGAGGCCGAGAACCAGTTTGCGGTGTTCGGCTTTGAAGGCGCCTCGCTCGAAGGCATTGCGAATGCCGTGGGCATCAGCCGCCACAACCTGCTGTACTACTTTCCGAGCAAGGAAGTGCTTTACCGCCGCGTGCTCGACGATGTGGTCTTCGGCTGGCTGGCCGGCATGGAGGACGTGTGGCGCGAGCCCACTGACCCGGTGAAGGCGCTGCGCACCTACATCCACGGCAAGCTGCGCTCATCGCTTGAGCGCCCCAATGCCGCCAAGATCTTCGCCAAGGAAGTGATCGCAGGAGCGCCGCGCTACGCCGACGTGATTGCCGCGCGCGTGAAGCCGGTGCTCGATCTGGAGGTGAAGACCTTCGAGACCTGGGCGCAGAAGGGATTGGTCACGCGGCTCGACTTCACGCACCTGATGTTCGTGATCTGGACGGTGACACAGGCCTATGCGGAACACCAGACGCAGTTCGCCATCCTGCTGGGCAAGCCCGCACTCGACGAATCGGACTACGACAAGGCCGAGGAAGTCATCACGCGACTGGTGCTCAGCGGGTTGGGGCAGAAAGTGGATTGA
- a CDS encoding AraC family transcriptional regulator yields the protein MTTPPIHQFHRHPDAPWLELRVSQPSAHCFRLHTHEEYSIGIVDHGGAMFHHAQGPEPVRAGSVVLIEPHRWHACNPEQPRSWAYRMLFVKADWLHAQMDTEMPTQAITFDRRALHSREAAAQVDRLCQPLQHVSDIETHRRELLDFLRLYARCHANAPDTAEPEAVRHALQTLHAQPDSDISIESLAASQSLSPSRFIRQFKAATGVTPGAYRLNLRLNGARRLLAEGATLAQAAHQMGFADQSHMQRSFKTHHALTPGNYAQTAALLHTPLAQ from the coding sequence ATGACGACGCCACCGATCCACCAGTTCCACCGCCATCCGGACGCTCCATGGCTGGAGCTGCGCGTGAGTCAGCCTTCGGCGCATTGCTTCCGGCTGCACACGCATGAGGAATATTCCATCGGCATCGTCGATCATGGCGGTGCCATGTTCCACCACGCGCAGGGCCCCGAGCCGGTGCGCGCGGGCAGCGTGGTACTGATCGAGCCGCATCGCTGGCACGCGTGCAATCCGGAGCAGCCGCGCAGCTGGGCCTATCGCATGCTGTTCGTGAAGGCGGATTGGCTGCACGCGCAGATGGATACTGAGATGCCCACACAAGCCATCACCTTCGACCGCCGCGCATTGCACTCGCGCGAGGCAGCCGCGCAGGTGGATCGTCTGTGCCAACCGCTGCAACATGTCTCCGACATCGAAACCCATCGCCGCGAGCTGCTGGATTTTCTGCGGCTGTACGCCCGCTGCCACGCCAATGCGCCCGACACGGCGGAGCCCGAAGCGGTGCGCCACGCGCTGCAGACGCTGCACGCCCAGCCGGATTCCGACATCAGCATCGAATCGCTTGCCGCGAGCCAAAGCCTGAGCCCGTCACGCTTCATCCGCCAGTTCAAGGCCGCGACCGGCGTGACGCCAGGTGCGTATCGCCTCAACCTGCGACTGAACGGCGCACGCCGCCTGCTCGCGGAAGGCGCGACGCTCGCGCAGGCCGCGCACCAGATGGGCTTTGCGGACCAGTCGCACATGCAGCGCAGCTTCAAGACGCACCACGCGCTCACGCCGGGGAACTACGCGCAGACAGCGGCTCTTCTGCACACGCCGCTTGCGCAATGA
- a CDS encoding LysE family translocator, whose product MLSSLFAMAGFALAGAITPGPVNVLAMRHGSHSRRGCALLYVVGASVSYAVVVWIMGLFGQWLLRDPAVAVMASRVCAAYLLWLAWRIARAPVADRVDGNDDGEDDAGQGSNVTNDPRGFHQAFWQGAAIQSLNPKAWLVALSGVGLFVVPLSVQASVPHVALLAFCLVSLLACMAGVGCWVLLGNVLRRWLRTARRQRALNLVLAAVLLASVGGMLA is encoded by the coding sequence ATGCTCTCTTCCCTTTTCGCCATGGCCGGATTTGCCCTTGCGGGCGCAATCACGCCGGGGCCCGTCAATGTGCTGGCGATGCGGCATGGCAGTCATTCGCGGCGCGGGTGTGCGTTGCTTTATGTGGTGGGGGCGAGCGTGAGTTATGCGGTCGTGGTGTGGATCATGGGGCTTTTCGGGCAGTGGCTGCTGCGCGATCCTGCCGTGGCGGTGATGGCGTCGCGGGTGTGCGCGGCTTATCTGTTGTGGCTGGCGTGGCGCATTGCGCGGGCGCCGGTGGCGGATCGCGTGGATGGCAACGACGATGGCGAAGACGACGCAGGGCAAGGCAGCAATGTGACCAACGATCCGCGCGGGTTCCATCAGGCTTTCTGGCAGGGCGCGGCCATTCAGTCGCTCAACCCCAAGGCATGGCTGGTGGCACTCTCAGGCGTGGGGTTGTTCGTGGTGCCGCTGTCCGTGCAGGCCAGCGTGCCGCATGTGGCCTTGCTGGCGTTCTGTCTGGTGTCGCTTCTCGCCTGCATGGCGGGGGTGGGTTGCTGGGTGCTGCTGGGCAACGTGCTGCGGCGCTGGTTGCGCACGGCGCGCAGGCAGCGTGCGCTCAACCTCGTGCTGGCGGCTGTGCTGCTGGCGAGCGTGGGCGGGATGCTGGCATGA
- a CDS encoding phage portal protein, translating to MPKRKRQYRKQHTNDATPQPTDSPNTRGGQSESFTFQLGDPEPVIGGRSALLEYAECMENGDYYEPPVSLASLARLLRIGAHHESALRFKVNVLTSTFVPSQWMSADTFRALALDYLVLGNGYLEKRFNRLGGLLELLPCLGKYMRRGIEPDRNFFVTDMKSPHEFERGSIVHLREPDLHQEVYGLPPYLGALQSAILNESATLFRRRYFANGAHAGFILYVTDEAQNQDDIDKLRMQLTNTKGAGNFRNVFYYAPGGAKDGVQLIPISEVAAKDDFLNIKNCSRDDILAAHRVPPQLMGMLPNSTGGFGDVEKAAMVFARNEIAPLQATMAHAINTQAGRTVCTFKPYQLTDAPAAN from the coding sequence ATGCCAAAACGCAAACGCCAATATCGCAAGCAGCACACCAACGACGCTACGCCGCAGCCCACCGACAGTCCGAACACTCGCGGCGGCCAATCAGAGTCGTTCACTTTCCAGCTTGGAGACCCCGAGCCCGTTATCGGTGGCCGGTCGGCCCTGCTCGAATACGCCGAGTGCATGGAAAACGGCGACTACTACGAGCCGCCGGTTAGCCTGGCATCGTTGGCTCGGTTGCTGCGCATCGGCGCGCATCACGAAAGCGCGCTGCGGTTCAAGGTGAATGTGCTCACCAGCACGTTTGTGCCGTCGCAGTGGATGAGCGCCGACACATTCCGCGCGCTAGCGCTTGACTATCTGGTGCTAGGGAATGGCTATCTCGAAAAGCGATTCAACCGGCTGGGCGGCCTGCTCGAATTGCTCCCATGCCTGGGCAAGTACATGCGGCGCGGCATTGAACCAGATCGCAACTTCTTTGTCACGGACATGAAAAGTCCGCACGAATTCGAGCGTGGCTCAATTGTTCATCTCCGCGAGCCCGATCTGCACCAAGAAGTCTACGGACTCCCCCCTTACCTTGGCGCGCTTCAATCCGCGATCCTCAATGAGAGCGCAACGCTGTTCCGCCGCCGATACTTCGCCAATGGTGCGCACGCTGGCTTCATCTTGTATGTGACCGACGAGGCACAGAACCAAGACGACATTGACAAGCTGCGCATGCAGCTGACCAACACCAAGGGGGCAGGGAACTTTCGCAACGTCTTCTACTATGCGCCAGGTGGCGCCAAGGATGGCGTGCAACTGATCCCCATCAGCGAAGTGGCCGCGAAGGACGACTTCTTGAACATCAAGAATTGCAGCCGCGACGACATACTGGCAGCGCATCGCGTGCCGCCCCAGCTTATGGGCATGCTACCCAACAGCACCGGCGGCTTCGGTGACGTGGAGAAAGCAGCGATGGTGTTCGCACGCAACGAGATAGCGCCGCTGCAGGCCACCATGGCGCACGCCATCAACACGCAGGCAGGGCGCACGGTCTGCACGTTCAAGCCGTACCAGTTGACCGACGCACCCGCCGCGAACTGA